The following proteins are encoded in a genomic region of Burkholderia cepacia:
- a CDS encoding DUF2760 domain-containing protein, with protein MPESNLSFFGRLSLAVGTFFSVLGNREFAAGVLRVRDGAPAPVVPTAAPAAAPVAPAPAPAPVKAPAPELREASPQAALQLLGLLQRDARFIDFVEEDIAGYADAEIGAAARLVHDGCRATLREHFTIVPVRDEAEGSRVTLPAGFDATAVRVTGNVVGSAPFTGTVSHRGWRVADVRLPKLTGSHDASVVAPAEVEL; from the coding sequence ATGCCCGAATCCAACCTGTCCTTCTTCGGCCGGCTGTCGCTGGCCGTCGGCACGTTTTTCTCCGTGCTCGGCAACCGCGAGTTCGCGGCCGGCGTGCTGCGCGTGCGCGATGGCGCCCCGGCACCGGTCGTGCCGACCGCGGCCCCGGCCGCCGCGCCCGTTGCACCGGCGCCCGCACCCGCACCCGTGAAGGCGCCGGCGCCCGAGCTGCGCGAAGCGAGCCCGCAGGCCGCGCTGCAACTGCTCGGCCTGCTGCAGCGCGATGCGCGCTTCATCGATTTCGTCGAGGAAGACATCGCCGGCTACGCGGACGCCGAGATCGGCGCCGCCGCACGCCTCGTGCACGACGGCTGCCGCGCCACGCTGCGCGAACATTTCACGATCGTGCCGGTGCGCGACGAGGCCGAAGGCAGCCGTGTGACGCTGCCGGCCGGCTTCGACGCGACGGCCGTGCGCGTGACGGGCAACGTGGTCGGCTCCGCGCCGTTCACGGGCACGGTCAGCCATCGCGGCTGGCGCGTGGCCGACGTGCGCCTGCCGAAGCTGACGGGCAGCCACGACGCCTCGGTGGTCGCACCGGCGGAGGTGGAACTGTGA
- a CDS encoding Rrf2 family transcriptional regulator: MRTDSRLSRMLHALIHMDQADGPLTSETIATMLATNPVVVRRLLGGLRDCGYVQSEKGHGGGWVLSVALDDITLLDVYRAVGEPPLFSDLVPEDEPECLVEQAVNAHLSATLKDAEASLLARFGEVTLGMLSRDFEAKAVLRGYTR; this comes from the coding sequence GTGAGAACCGACAGCCGTTTGTCGCGCATGCTGCATGCGCTGATCCACATGGACCAGGCCGACGGCCCGCTGACGTCGGAGACGATCGCGACGATGCTGGCCACGAATCCGGTCGTCGTGCGGCGCCTGCTCGGCGGCTTGCGCGACTGCGGCTACGTGCAGTCGGAGAAAGGTCACGGCGGCGGCTGGGTGCTGAGCGTCGCGCTCGACGACATCACGCTGCTCGACGTCTATCGCGCAGTGGGCGAGCCGCCGCTGTTCTCCGACCTGGTGCCCGAGGACGAGCCCGAATGCCTGGTCGAACAGGCGGTCAACGCGCATCTGTCGGCGACCCTGAAGGATGCCGAAGCGTCGCTGCTGGCGCGCTTCGGCGAAGTCACGCTCGGTATGCTGTCGCGCGATTTCGAAGCGAAGGCAGTGCTGCGCGGCTACACGCGCTGA
- a CDS encoding NAD(P)/FAD-dependent oxidoreductase, with protein MDTHHEVIVVGGSFAGLSAAMQLARARRRVLVIDAGRPRNRFAEHAHGFFGQDGKPPAQIVAEASAQLAAYPTVRRIEGEVRTAGRDADGRFHVTLADGSRASADRLILATGIRDELPALPGLAERWGISVLHCPYCHGYEVSGQRLGVLATHPLSVHQAILIPDWGPTTWFTQGVVDANEEEAALLAARGVRIEHSPVVEILGDAPRIDALRLADGQVVPIDALFVGARTGMASDLAQQLGCAFDEGPLGNAIRVDTWKQTSVAGVYAAGDASSLMTNATFASASGVAAGVGVHRSLIFGLHA; from the coding sequence ATGGATACCCATCATGAAGTGATCGTGGTCGGCGGCAGCTTTGCAGGACTGTCGGCCGCGATGCAGCTCGCACGCGCACGCCGACGCGTGCTCGTGATCGACGCGGGCCGGCCGCGCAACCGGTTTGCCGAGCACGCTCACGGCTTTTTCGGGCAGGACGGCAAGCCGCCCGCGCAGATCGTCGCGGAAGCTTCCGCGCAGCTCGCCGCGTATCCGACGGTGCGGCGGATCGAAGGCGAGGTGCGCACGGCCGGGCGCGATGCCGACGGGCGCTTTCACGTGACGCTCGCCGACGGCAGCCGCGCGAGCGCCGACCGGCTGATTCTCGCGACCGGCATCCGCGACGAACTGCCCGCGCTGCCGGGGCTCGCCGAACGCTGGGGCATCAGCGTGCTGCATTGTCCGTATTGCCATGGATACGAGGTGAGCGGCCAGCGGCTCGGCGTGCTCGCCACGCATCCGCTTTCCGTGCATCAGGCGATCCTGATTCCCGACTGGGGCCCGACGACGTGGTTCACGCAGGGGGTGGTCGACGCGAACGAGGAAGAAGCCGCGTTGCTCGCCGCGCGCGGCGTGCGCATCGAGCACTCGCCCGTCGTCGAGATCCTCGGCGATGCGCCGCGGATCGACGCGCTGCGGCTCGCCGACGGGCAGGTCGTGCCGATCGATGCCTTGTTCGTCGGCGCGCGCACCGGCATGGCGAGCGACCTCGCACAGCAGCTCGGCTGCGCGTTCGACGAAGGGCCGCTCGGCAATGCGATTCGCGTCGATACGTGGAAGCAGACGAGCGTCGCCGGCGTGTATGCGGCCGGCGACGCGTCGAGCCTGATGACCAACGCGACGTTCGCGTCGGCGTCGGGCGTTGCGGCCGGCGTCGGTGTGCACCGGTCGCTGATCTTCGGGCTGCACGCGTAA
- a CDS encoding MFS transporter yields the protein MKPSHPIETDALARLDNLPWTRFHTLMLVALGVGWALDSFETNIIGSVFGVLKSHWHLSAAQGSLAVSIWVFGMLVGAIAFGYLADRYGRKRLFLATLLWYAFFSVATVLSWNYASFLFFRAMTALAVGGEYSAVTATMGEFIPKRHRGRTDALILSGFPVGALLSAAVSYLVLNQLPAEWAWRVGFGLGTTMALVFFWIRRVIPESPRWLIQQGRVAEADAIVEQIVASAARDSHAPADRAQLTKRYVPTRFAHQAPAFWRNVGELFGAYRARCALAGALNFSQAAVVYGVLSLMALVILPYMKVPSTDMPLYYMIGNAAALAGGIVAAVLVEAWGRRASLFVSYTFTVAAIVFIYAMHALPGMVLGYCLIQFGVTWAYISGYVVSSEILPTRIRATGLGVSVAIGRLGAVIAPLMLTNVYAMSGSPSAALVVLLVLALPGPLAAGLWWLNGRETRRMSLEECSTEVGEQPAVDAAPRIA from the coding sequence ATGAAACCGTCTCACCCGATCGAAACGGACGCGCTCGCGCGTCTGGACAACCTGCCGTGGACACGCTTCCACACGCTGATGCTGGTCGCGCTCGGCGTCGGCTGGGCGCTCGATTCGTTCGAAACCAACATCATCGGCAGCGTGTTCGGCGTGCTCAAGTCGCACTGGCACCTGAGCGCCGCGCAGGGCTCGCTCGCGGTCAGCATCTGGGTGTTCGGGATGCTGGTCGGCGCGATCGCGTTCGGCTATCTGGCCGATCGCTACGGCCGCAAGCGCCTGTTCCTCGCGACGCTGCTCTGGTACGCGTTCTTCAGCGTCGCGACCGTGCTGTCGTGGAACTACGCGTCGTTCCTGTTCTTCCGCGCGATGACGGCGCTGGCCGTCGGCGGCGAATATTCGGCGGTGACCGCGACGATGGGCGAGTTCATCCCGAAGCGCCATCGCGGCCGCACCGACGCGCTGATCCTGTCGGGCTTTCCGGTCGGCGCGCTGCTGTCGGCGGCGGTGTCGTATCTGGTGCTGAACCAGTTGCCGGCCGAGTGGGCGTGGCGTGTGGGCTTCGGCCTCGGCACGACGATGGCGCTGGTGTTCTTCTGGATTCGCCGCGTGATTCCGGAGTCGCCGCGCTGGCTGATCCAGCAGGGGCGCGTGGCGGAGGCCGATGCGATCGTCGAGCAGATCGTCGCGAGCGCGGCGCGCGATTCGCACGCACCGGCCGATCGTGCACAATTGACGAAACGCTATGTGCCGACCCGTTTCGCGCATCAGGCGCCCGCGTTCTGGCGCAACGTCGGCGAGCTGTTCGGCGCGTATCGCGCGCGCTGCGCACTGGCCGGAGCGCTGAACTTCTCGCAGGCGGCCGTCGTGTACGGCGTGCTGTCGCTGATGGCGCTCGTGATCCTGCCTTACATGAAGGTGCCGTCGACCGATATGCCGCTCTACTACATGATCGGCAACGCCGCGGCGCTCGCGGGCGGCATCGTTGCGGCGGTGCTCGTCGAGGCGTGGGGGCGGCGCGCGTCGCTGTTCGTCAGCTACACGTTCACCGTCGCGGCGATCGTGTTCATCTACGCGATGCACGCGCTGCCCGGCATGGTGCTCGGCTACTGCCTGATCCAGTTCGGCGTCACGTGGGCGTACATCTCGGGCTATGTCGTGTCGTCGGAGATCCTGCCGACGCGGATTCGCGCGACGGGGCTCGGCGTATCGGTCGCGATCGGCCGGCTCGGCGCGGTGATCGCGCCGCTGATGCTGACCAACGTCTATGCGATGTCGGGCTCGCCGTCGGCCGCGCTGGTCGTGCTGCTGGTGCTCGCGTTGCCGGGGCCGCTCGCGGCCGGCCTGTGGTGGCTGAACGGACGCGAGACGCGGCGGATGTCGCTGGAAGAGTGCAGCACGGAAGTCGGCGAGCAACCGGCGGTGGACGCCGCGCCGCGCATCGCGTGA
- the psrA gene encoding iron-containing alcohol dehydrogenase PsrA, protein MSDWRFHNPVRIRFGVDALADLNDALAGRSYAIVTYPDAVFARLADRVEAQLGPALARIDCVEANPSLPMLRRACGQLAALRDKPGVLVALGGGSVIDSAKVLAAEHGDFDRVLRILSGDAGDGQAARRALPIVAIPTTAGTGSEVTHWATVWDPHNARKLSLSRLDLYPETVIVDPRLMVGLPMQPTLASGLDALSHALESIWNVHANPVTRGLAVQAARELIDGLGRVSARPDDLGARSDMALGALRAGLAFSNTHTALAHNISYAITLTRGVAHGIACSFCLPAVMQAALGVDDACDAALREIFGDTASAPAQLDALLGALGVASHPAAYGIGAHEWARIVDHAFDGARGRNFIGTRARFPHLDFSPAQPGLALH, encoded by the coding sequence ATGAGCGACTGGCGCTTCCACAATCCCGTCCGGATCCGCTTCGGCGTCGACGCGCTGGCCGATCTGAACGACGCACTCGCCGGCCGCAGCTACGCGATCGTCACATATCCCGACGCAGTGTTCGCGCGGCTCGCCGATCGTGTCGAAGCGCAGCTCGGGCCGGCGCTCGCGCGGATCGACTGCGTCGAGGCGAACCCGTCGCTGCCGATGCTGCGGCGCGCGTGCGGGCAGCTCGCCGCGCTGCGCGACAAGCCCGGCGTGCTGGTCGCGCTCGGCGGCGGCTCGGTGATCGATTCGGCGAAAGTGCTCGCCGCCGAGCACGGCGATTTCGACCGCGTGCTGCGCATCCTGTCCGGCGACGCAGGCGACGGCCAGGCGGCGCGGCGCGCACTGCCGATCGTCGCGATTCCGACCACCGCCGGCACCGGCAGCGAAGTGACGCACTGGGCGACCGTCTGGGATCCGCACAACGCACGCAAGCTGTCGCTGTCGCGGCTCGATCTCTACCCGGAAACGGTGATCGTCGATCCGCGCCTGATGGTCGGCCTGCCCATGCAGCCGACGCTCGCGAGCGGCCTCGACGCGTTGTCGCACGCGCTCGAAAGCATCTGGAACGTCCATGCGAACCCCGTGACGCGCGGCCTGGCCGTGCAGGCGGCGCGCGAACTGATCGACGGCCTCGGCCGCGTGAGCGCACGTCCCGACGATCTCGGCGCGCGCAGCGACATGGCGCTCGGCGCGCTGCGTGCGGGGCTGGCGTTTTCGAACACGCATACGGCGCTCGCGCACAACATCTCGTACGCGATCACGCTGACGCGCGGCGTCGCGCACGGGATCGCGTGCTCGTTCTGCCTGCCGGCCGTGATGCAGGCAGCGCTCGGCGTCGACGACGCATGCGACGCCGCGCTGCGCGAGATCTTCGGCGACACGGCGTCGGCGCCGGCACAGCTCGACGCGCTGCTCGGCGCGCTCGGCGTCGCGAGCCACCCGGCCGCCTACGGGATCGGCGCGCACGAATGGGCGCGGATCGTGGACCACGCATTCGACGGCGCGCGCGGCCGCAACTTCATCGGCACGCGCGCGCGTTTTCCGCATCTCGACTTCAGCCCGGCACAACCCGGGCTGGCGCTTCACTGA
- a CDS encoding LysR substrate-binding domain-containing protein, with translation MTLTQLRSFIAVVQHGGFTAAARALSTSQTTITSQIQTLEHEHGVELFHRRGRRVELSAVGLEFLPIARRICSDESDAAALLRDSGALQRGSLKIGAVGPFHVTEMIEAYHAIHPHMHLSVALGNSETVLRDLDQYVCDVGVVARAFEDARYFTQRYASFPVIAFVRATHPFAKRDAITLRELAGEPLLMREPGSTTRRALEDAMEAAGLTPRIAMDIGSREALREAVARGLGVGTVSQAEYVPDERLRPLRIDGDPVETHIHVCCLSERRDSRLVASFFDAVARCRPLDA, from the coding sequence ATGACCCTCACCCAGCTTCGCAGCTTTATCGCCGTCGTCCAGCACGGCGGCTTCACCGCGGCCGCCCGCGCGCTGTCCACCAGCCAGACGACGATCACGTCACAGATCCAGACGCTCGAACACGAACACGGCGTCGAGCTGTTCCACCGGCGCGGCCGGCGCGTCGAGCTGTCGGCGGTCGGGCTCGAATTCCTGCCGATCGCGCGCCGCATCTGCAGCGACGAGAGCGATGCGGCTGCGCTGCTGCGCGACAGCGGCGCATTGCAGCGCGGCTCGCTGAAGATCGGCGCAGTCGGGCCGTTCCACGTGACCGAGATGATCGAGGCGTATCACGCGATTCATCCGCACATGCACCTGTCGGTCGCGCTCGGCAATTCGGAGACCGTGCTGCGCGATCTCGACCAGTACGTGTGCGACGTCGGCGTGGTGGCGCGCGCGTTCGAGGATGCGCGCTACTTCACGCAGCGCTATGCGAGCTTTCCGGTGATCGCGTTCGTGCGCGCGACGCATCCGTTCGCGAAGCGCGATGCGATCACGCTGCGCGAACTGGCCGGTGAGCCGCTGCTGATGCGCGAACCGGGCTCGACGACGCGCCGTGCGCTCGAAGACGCGATGGAGGCGGCCGGCCTGACGCCGCGCATCGCGATGGACATCGGCAGCCGCGAGGCACTGCGCGAAGCCGTCGCGCGCGGGCTCGGCGTCGGCACCGTGTCGCAGGCCGAATACGTGCCCGACGAGCGGCTGCGGCCGCTGCGCATCGACGGCGACCCGGTCGAAACCCATATCCACGTGTGCTGCCTGAGCGAGCGGCGCGACAGCCGGCTGGTCGCATCGTTCTTCGATGCGGTCGCGCGGTGCCGGCCGCTCGACGCGTGA
- a CDS encoding LysR substrate-binding domain-containing protein, producing MPDITCIKRIEMLDLDDLRLVRAIGASRSLAAAARLLDLTPPAVTIRLQRMEARLHARLAVRQPKGIALTDEGQRLYQEAVEILERVEALPVSIAGDHGDVQGTLRVVAPLGFGRKYVARIVRDVQRAHPKLEISLHLSDSPLTSAPGADVVVHVGSLKSSSWVGFPLAPNERFLCASPAYARRIKDLNHPSDLARYDCLCLRENDEDIPRWRFSPDGDVQGESRRPAVIRVTGALSSNDGTVITEWALAGLGIVERSEWDVAPLLASGKLVRLLPGWRLPPAPVTALLPSRTGRSARQRVFLDAARQFLDPPPWRANA from the coding sequence ATGCCTGACATCACCTGCATTAAGAGAATTGAAATGCTCGATCTCGACGACCTGCGACTCGTCCGCGCGATCGGCGCGTCGCGCTCGCTGGCCGCTGCCGCACGCCTGCTCGATCTCACGCCGCCCGCGGTCACGATTCGCCTGCAGCGGATGGAAGCGCGCCTGCACGCCCGGCTCGCGGTGCGGCAGCCGAAAGGAATTGCGCTGACGGACGAAGGACAGCGGCTGTACCAGGAAGCCGTCGAGATTCTGGAGCGCGTGGAGGCGCTGCCGGTCAGCATCGCGGGCGACCACGGCGACGTGCAGGGCACGCTGCGCGTCGTCGCCCCGCTCGGCTTCGGGCGCAAGTACGTCGCGCGGATCGTGCGCGACGTGCAGCGTGCGCATCCGAAGCTCGAAATCTCGCTGCATCTGTCGGACAGCCCGTTGACCAGCGCACCGGGGGCCGACGTGGTCGTCCACGTCGGCAGCCTCAAGTCGTCGTCGTGGGTCGGCTTTCCGCTCGCGCCCAACGAGCGCTTCCTGTGTGCGAGCCCGGCTTACGCACGCCGCATCAAGGACCTGAACCATCCGTCCGATCTCGCGCGATACGACTGCCTGTGCCTGCGCGAGAACGACGAGGACATCCCGCGCTGGCGGTTCTCGCCCGATGGCGACGTCCAAGGCGAGTCGCGGCGGCCTGCCGTTATTCGCGTCACCGGCGCGCTGTCGTCGAACGACGGCACCGTCATCACCGAATGGGCATTGGCCGGGCTCGGCATCGTCGAACGCTCCGAGTGGGACGTCGCCCCGCTGCTGGCGAGCGGCAAGCTCGTCCGGTTGTTGCCGGGCTGGCGCCTGCCGCCCGCGCCGGTGACGGCACTGTTGCCGTCTCGAACCGGCCGTTCCGCGCGGCAACGGGTCTTTCTCGACGCCGCACGGCAGTTTCTCGATCCGCCGCCGTGGCGCGCCAACGCATGA
- a CDS encoding DSD1 family PLP-dependent enzyme, with protein MRANIDRMQTHLNALGVTFRPHVKTTKCRHVVDAQIAAGAQGITVSTLKEAEQFFAGGVRDIVYAVGMVPAKLGHALALRRQGCDLKIVADSLPAAHAIARFGREHGECFDVWIEVDVDGHRSGIPPDAGLLIDVGRALVDGGMTLGGVLAHAGSSYEYDTHEALVAIAEQERSRTVRAAERLRAAGLPCPVVSIGSTPSALSAQRLDGVTEVRAGVYVMFDLVMHNIGVCELSDIALSVLTTVIGHQEEKGWAIVDAGWMAMSRDRGTQRQARDFGYGQVCTEGGDVLGDYVMSAANQEHGIVSRTGTPDTGIAQRFPIGTRLRILPNHACATGAQHPEYQALSADGVAQAWPRFYGW; from the coding sequence ATGCGCGCCAACATCGACCGCATGCAGACGCATCTCAATGCACTCGGCGTCACGTTCCGCCCGCACGTCAAGACCACCAAATGCCGGCATGTCGTCGACGCACAGATCGCGGCCGGCGCGCAGGGCATCACGGTGTCGACGCTCAAGGAGGCCGAACAATTCTTCGCGGGCGGCGTCCGCGACATCGTCTATGCGGTCGGCATGGTGCCCGCCAAGCTTGGCCACGCGCTTGCGTTGCGCCGGCAAGGCTGCGACCTGAAGATCGTCGCCGACAGCTTGCCGGCCGCCCATGCCATCGCCCGGTTCGGGCGCGAACACGGCGAGTGTTTCGACGTGTGGATCGAGGTCGACGTCGACGGCCACCGCTCCGGTATCCCGCCCGACGCCGGCCTGCTGATCGACGTCGGCCGCGCACTGGTCGACGGCGGGATGACGCTTGGCGGCGTGCTGGCCCATGCGGGCTCCAGCTACGAGTACGACACGCACGAAGCACTGGTCGCGATCGCCGAACAGGAGCGCAGCCGCACCGTGCGGGCCGCGGAGCGCCTGAGAGCCGCCGGGCTGCCCTGCCCGGTCGTGAGCATCGGCTCGACGCCCAGCGCGCTGTCGGCGCAACGCCTCGACGGCGTGACCGAGGTGCGCGCCGGCGTTTACGTGATGTTCGACCTCGTGATGCACAACATCGGCGTATGCGAACTGTCCGATATCGCGCTGTCGGTGCTGACGACCGTGATCGGACACCAGGAAGAGAAAGGCTGGGCGATCGTCGATGCGGGCTGGATGGCGATGAGCCGCGACCGCGGCACGCAGCGCCAGGCGCGCGATTTCGGCTACGGGCAGGTCTGTACCGAAGGCGGCGATGTGCTCGGCGACTACGTGATGAGCGCGGCCAATCAGGAGCACGGGATCGTGTCGCGCACGGGCACGCCGGACACGGGCATCGCGCAGCGGTTTCCGATCGGCACGCGCCTGCGCATCCTGCCGAATCACGCGTGCGCCACCGGCGCGCAGCACCCGGAATATCAAGCCCTCAGCGCAGACGGCGTCGCGCAGGCCTGGCCGCGCTTCTACGGATGGTAG
- a CDS encoding ornithine cyclodeaminase family protein → MPTDARLLLLDRDAVEPALQAEQVMAAVREAFVLHSQRAGRVFPVVREKLHTGGVFGIKSGDVAGQDLLGFKAAGFWPGNRRLGGEPHQATVALFDPATGRPLCIMDGNAITTARTGAAGGLGLQQLARRDSARICVFGTGVQARVQLDYALRLLPQRCTVQYVNVSGEPDPVFESAFLSRCTIGVARDRNDAVAHSDLVITATPGGGALFDADAVQPGTHLTCVGADTAGKRELPAGLLERARIFVDDHDQARSIGECQWAPDLPRTEIGDILAGAASVDRAAHEITVFDMTGLALQDLTVARFLYRHALDNGTGTAVPWPW, encoded by the coding sequence ATGCCGACAGACGCCCGACTCCTCCTTCTCGACCGCGATGCCGTCGAACCCGCCCTTCAGGCCGAGCAGGTGATGGCGGCGGTCCGCGAAGCCTTCGTGCTGCACAGTCAGCGGGCCGGACGCGTGTTCCCGGTGGTGCGCGAGAAACTGCACACCGGCGGCGTGTTCGGCATCAAGTCGGGTGACGTCGCGGGCCAGGACCTGCTTGGTTTCAAGGCTGCCGGGTTCTGGCCCGGCAACCGGCGCCTCGGCGGCGAGCCGCATCAGGCCACCGTGGCGCTGTTCGATCCGGCCACGGGCCGCCCGCTGTGCATCATGGACGGCAACGCAATCACCACGGCCCGGACCGGCGCCGCCGGCGGCCTCGGGCTGCAACAGCTGGCCCGCCGCGACAGCGCGCGAATCTGCGTGTTCGGCACGGGCGTGCAGGCGCGCGTCCAGCTCGACTACGCGCTCAGGCTGCTGCCGCAACGGTGCACGGTGCAATACGTGAACGTCAGCGGCGAGCCCGACCCGGTGTTCGAATCGGCCTTCCTGTCGCGATGCACGATCGGCGTGGCACGCGACCGGAACGACGCGGTAGCTCACAGCGACTTGGTGATCACGGCAACGCCCGGTGGCGGCGCGCTGTTCGACGCGGATGCCGTGCAGCCGGGCACGCATCTCACTTGCGTGGGCGCCGATACGGCAGGCAAGCGCGAACTCCCGGCCGGCCTGCTCGAACGCGCGCGCATTTTCGTCGACGATCACGATCAGGCGCGCAGCATCGGCGAGTGCCAGTGGGCGCCGGATTTGCCGCGCACCGAAATCGGTGACATCCTCGCCGGTGCGGCATCGGTCGACCGTGCCGCGCACGAGATCACCGTCTTCGACATGACAGGGCTCGCGCTTCAGGACCTGACCGTCGCGCGCTTCCTGTATCGGCACGCCCTCGACAACGGCACCGGAACCGCCGTTCCGTGGCCGTGGTAA
- a CDS encoding HAD family hydrolase produces the protein MRLTKVSALSFDLDDTLWPFGPSVIRAEAMLRAWLIEHAPNTESVLPTQQALSELREEYERLRPDLAGDFRAMRIGSIRIALERANEDVSLTDRAYDVFYAARNRVEFYEDALPALAWLSARFPLVAVTNGNADLRLTGGGEFFRTTLSARAFGFAKPEPEIFHAAAETLDVPPAELLHVGDDYHLDIVGALNAGLQAAWVVRDTHPETERAQQQAATPHLTLSDLSMLCRALGGPDDVA, from the coding sequence ATGCGTCTGACCAAAGTTTCCGCCCTCTCCTTCGATCTCGACGACACCCTGTGGCCGTTCGGGCCGTCGGTCATACGAGCCGAGGCGATGCTGCGCGCATGGTTGATCGAGCACGCTCCCAATACCGAGAGCGTGCTGCCCACGCAACAGGCGTTGAGCGAACTACGTGAGGAATACGAACGGTTGCGCCCGGACCTCGCCGGCGATTTTCGTGCGATGAGAATCGGATCGATCCGCATCGCACTGGAGCGCGCGAACGAAGATGTCTCTCTGACCGACCGGGCATACGACGTGTTCTACGCGGCACGGAACCGTGTCGAATTCTACGAAGACGCGTTGCCTGCGCTGGCGTGGTTGAGCGCCCGCTTTCCGTTGGTTGCCGTGACCAACGGCAACGCGGATCTCCGGCTGACCGGCGGCGGCGAATTCTTCCGCACGACGCTCAGCGCGCGCGCATTCGGCTTCGCGAAGCCGGAACCCGAGATCTTCCATGCGGCGGCGGAAACGCTCGATGTGCCGCCGGCGGAACTGCTGCACGTCGGCGACGACTATCACCTCGATATCGTCGGCGCGTTGAACGCGGGGCTTCAGGCGGCGTGGGTGGTTCGCGATACGCATCCGGAAACGGAGCGAGCGCAGCAGCAGGCCGCCACGCCGCACCTTACGCTCAGCGACCTGTCGATGCTGTGTCGCGCGCTCGGCGGGCCCGACGACGTAGCGTGA
- a CDS encoding glutathione S-transferase family protein has product MKLYGFAGTRSQRALWGLKELDADFEFVSVNLLQGEHKRPEFLRLNPAGKVPVLVDGDLVIPESAAIVLYLADKYPEKALLPVDPALRAQAYRWVMFAVTELEQPLWRITRHSFIYPPEKRSPADIELAREDFATMAAILDKHLEGREFIVGDSLTVADCVTAYLIDWASECHLIEPFPQLRAYLERLYARPKAPQRIADARKAA; this is encoded by the coding sequence ATGAAGCTTTACGGATTTGCCGGCACGCGTTCGCAGCGCGCGCTGTGGGGGCTGAAGGAACTGGATGCGGATTTCGAATTCGTGTCGGTCAACCTGCTCCAGGGCGAGCACAAGCGACCCGAATTCCTGCGCCTCAATCCGGCCGGCAAGGTGCCCGTGCTGGTGGACGGCGACCTCGTGATTCCCGAGTCGGCCGCGATCGTGCTGTATCTCGCGGACAAGTATCCGGAGAAGGCGCTGCTGCCCGTCGATCCGGCGTTGCGCGCGCAGGCCTACCGTTGGGTCATGTTCGCGGTGACGGAGCTCGAGCAGCCGCTGTGGCGGATCACGCGGCATTCGTTCATCTATCCGCCGGAGAAGCGCTCGCCGGCCGACATCGAACTGGCGCGCGAGGATTTCGCGACGATGGCCGCGATCCTCGACAAGCATCTCGAAGGGCGCGAATTCATCGTCGGCGATTCGCTGACGGTGGCCGATTGCGTGACGGCCTACCTGATCGACTGGGCGAGCGAATGCCACCTGATCGAACCGTTCCCGCAGCTGCGCGCGTATCTCGAACGGTTGTATGCACGGCCGAAGGCGCCGCAGCGGATCGCGGACGCACGCAAGGCGGCGTGA
- a CDS encoding MarR family winged helix-turn-helix transcriptional regulator, which yields MARKEKLPFETTLMVRDCCLCLHMQRAARNLARIFDDALRPLDLTNGQFSLLMSLNRPQPAPMKSVASLLAMDRTTLTAALKPLERRGLVTIVQDPDDRRSRLLELTPAGHDLLAEAFPLWQQTHADIERPFAPGEVDQLRGQLRALSVDPAARD from the coding sequence ATGGCACGAAAAGAAAAGCTTCCTTTCGAAACGACGCTGATGGTACGCGATTGCTGCCTGTGCCTGCACATGCAGCGCGCGGCGCGCAATCTTGCGCGCATCTTCGACGATGCGCTGCGTCCGCTCGACCTCACCAACGGCCAGTTTTCGCTGCTGATGTCGCTGAACCGGCCGCAACCGGCCCCGATGAAATCGGTTGCGTCACTGCTCGCGATGGACCGCACCACGCTCACCGCCGCGCTCAAGCCCCTCGAGCGGCGCGGCCTCGTGACGATCGTGCAGGACCCGGATGACCGGCGCAGCCGCCTGCTCGAACTGACGCCGGCCGGCCACGACCTGCTCGCCGAGGCGTTCCCGCTGTGGCAACAGACGCATGCTGACATCGAGCGCCCGTTCGCGCCGGGCGAAGTCGATCAGTTGCGCGGCCAGCTGCGTGCGCTGTCGGTCGATCCGGCTGCGCGCGACTGA